From one Plasmodium coatneyi strain Hackeri chromosome 9, complete sequence genomic stretch:
- a CDS encoding D-tyrosyl-tRNA(Tyr) deacylase, with translation GVYSGAGYSLLLASLRLLTELLAKRPHHNTPDQNKMRVIIQRVKNAALSVIKEGSNETEKQLELFSEIKNGIICFVGIHKNDSWKDAQYIIRKCLNLRLWSDGNKSWDKSVKDLNYEVLVVSQFTLFANTKKGNKPDFHLAKEPKEALDMYNKMVEQFVKDYNQEKIKTGKFGCYMNIQVTNDGPVTIFIDSHDVNLDN, from the exons GGAGTATACTCTGGTGCAGGGTATAGCCTTCTGCTAGCG TCCCTTAGATTACTGACAGAGCTGCTTGCGAAAAGACCCCACCACAATACACCTGATCAGAACAAAATGCGAGTCATCATTCAGCGCGTTAAAAATGCCGCGCTCAGTGTAATCAAAGAAGGCAGCAACGAAACGGAAAAGCAGTTAGAACTTTTtagcgaaataaaaaatggaattatCTGCTTCGTGGGAATACACAAAAACGACAGTTGGAAGGATGCGCAGTACATCATTCGGAAGTGTCTGAACCTACGACTGTGGTCAGATGGTAACAAAAGTTGGGATAAAAGTGTGAAAGATTTAAATTACGAAGTTTTGGTTGTCTCTCAATTTACCCTTTTTGCTAacacgaaaaagggaaacaagcCAGACTTCCACTTAGCCAAAGAACCGAAAGAAGCCCTAGATATGTACAACAAAATGGTCGAGCAATTTGTTAAGGACTACAAtcaggagaaaataaaaactggAAAATTCGGATGCTACATGAATATACAAGTGACCAATGATGGACCTGTTACTATTTTTATTGACAGCCACGACGTCAATTTGGATAAC
- a CDS encoding D-tyrosyl-tRNA(Tyr) deacylase → MTLLNKNRIDALLPQWSYKTKKGCYNYIQRKVVFPSFTQASTFLRDMFDQNEKMNHHCKYTSDYTKVKIKMYTHTLKGVTEKDVAFANLVDSALNNYAYEVVKENHSTEKGDT, encoded by the exons ATGACCCTTCTGAACAAGAATCGAATTGACGCCCTCCTGCCCCAGTGGAGTTACAAAACCAAGAAGGGATGCTACAACTACATACAGAGGAAGGTCGTATTCCCCTCCTTCACGCAG GCGAGCACATTCCTGAGAGACATGTTCGACCAGAATGAGAAGATGAACCACCACTGCAAGTACACGAGCGACTACACCaaagttaaaataaaaatgtacactcaCACGTTGAAAGGGGTAACAGAAAAGGACGTGGCGTTCGCAAACCTCGTGGATAGCGCACTGAATAATTATGCTTATGAAGTGGTAAAGGAAAATCACTCAACGGAGAAGGGAGACACTTAA
- a CDS encoding Casein kinase ii, producing the protein MSSSSISKRIYIPKYYADVNIHKPKEYYDYDNLELQWNKPNRYEIMKKIGRGKYSEVFNGFDTEYNRPCAIKVLKPVKKKKIKREIKILQNLHGGPNIIKLLDIVKDPVTKTPSLIFEYINNIDFKTLYPKFTDKDIRYYIYQILKALDYCHSQGIMHRDVKPHNIMIDHENKQIRLIDWGLAEFYHPGQEYNVRVASRYYKGPELLIDLQLYDYSLDIWSLGCMLAGMIFKKEPFFCGHDNYDQLVKIAKVLGTDDLHAYLKKYNIKLKPHYLNILGEYERKPWSHFLTQSNIDIAKDEVIDLIDKMLIYDHAKRIAPKEAMEHPYFSEVREEA; encoded by the coding sequence ATGTCTTCCAGCTCCATCAGCAAGAGGATCTACATTCCCAAGTATTACGCTGATGTAAATATTCATAAGCCGAAGGAATATTATGACTACGATAACTTGGAGCTACAATGGAACAAGCCCAACAGATAcgaaattatgaaaaagatTGGGAGGGGAAAGTACAGCGAAGTGTTTAATGGGTTCGACACGGAGTACAACAGGCCCTGTGCAATAAAAGTATTAAAAccggtgaagaaaaaaaaaataaaaagagaaataaaaattttgcaaaacttACATGGAGGACCAAACATTATTAAGCTGTTAGACATAGTAAAAGATCCAGTCACCAAAACTCCTTCCCTCATTTTTGAGTACATAAATAACATCGATTTTAAGACGCTATATCCAAAATTTACGGATAAGGATATACGTTACTATATTTATCAGATTCTGAAAGCCTTAGATTATTGCCACAGTCAGGGCATCATGCATAGGGATGTGAAGCCACACAATATTATGATCGACCATGAGAACAAGCAAATTAGACTAATAGATTGGGGCTTAGCTGAATTTTATCACCCTGGACAAGAATACAACGTAAGGGTAGCAAGCAGGTATTACAAAGGACCCGAACTGCTGATCGATCTGCAGCTGTATGATTATTCTCTAGACATTTGGAGTTTAGGATGTATGCTTGCTGGTAtgatatttaaaaaggaaccttttttttgtggacaTGATAATTATGATCAGCttgtaaaaattgcaaaagtcTTAGGCACGGATGATCTTCATGcctacttaaaaaaatacaacataAAGTTGAAGCCACATTATTTAAACATCCTGGGAGAATATGAGAGGAAACCCTGGTCTCATTTCCTCACTCAGTCCAATATTGATATTGCCAAGGATGAAGTCATTGACCTCATCGATAAGATGCTGATTTACGACCACGCCAAGAGGATTGCCCCGAAGGAAGCCATGGAGCATCCCTACTTTAGCGAGGTTCGCGAGGAGGCCTAA
- a CDS encoding Succinyl-coa synthetase alpha subunit, with product MKSGAIRNWSSSLKGRNFSATSKVFVDKNTTVICQGITGKQGTFHTTEAMKYGTKMVGGVNPRKKGTMWESLDKKYTLPVFGSTMEAKEKTNCYASVIYVPPEHAKNAIIEAVEAEIPLVVCITEGICQHDMVEVKHCLKMSKKTKLIGPNCPGVIKPGECKIGIMPSHIHKKGCVGIVSRSGTLTYEGVNQTTQVGLGQSTCIGIGGDPFHGTNFIDCIKLFLEDDQTKCILLIGEIGGDAEEQVAEWLIQNNVDDGKKKKKPVFAFVAGKCAPPGKRMGHAGALISGGKGTADEKIKALESAGVHTIMNPALMGQEIYSVMKGLT from the exons ATGAAGAGCGGTGCTATTAGAAATTGGAGTTCCTCCCTTAAG GGAAGGAACTTTTCCGCCACAAGTAAAGTCTTTGTTGACAAGAACACCACGGTGATATGTCAGGGGATCACGGGCAAGCAG GGAACCTTCCACACCACGGAGGCAATGAAATATGGGACCAAAATGGTGGGGGGCGTGAACCCCAGGAAAAAGGGCACCATGTGGGAAAGTCTAGACAAAAAATACACTCTCCCCGTTTTCGGATCGACTATGGAGGCAAAGGAAAAGACCAACTGTTACGCATCCGTCATTTATGTTCCCCCCgagcatgcaaaaaatgcaatCATCGAAGCAGTCGAAGCAGAAATCCCGTTGGTAGTCTGCATAACTGAAGGCATATGTCAACACGACATGGTGGAAGTAAAGCATTGTCTgaaaatgtccaaaaaaacTAAATTAATTGGCCCCAATTGTCCAGGTGTAATAAAACCAGGAGAGTGCAAAATAGGGATTATGCCATCTCacattcataaaaaagggtgCGTTGGAATTGTAAGTAGAAGTGGAACATTGACTTACGAAGGAGTAAATCAAACTACCCAAGTTGGGTTGGGACAATCCACTTGCATAGGCATTGGTGGGGACCCTTTCCACGGAACCAACTTTATTGACTGCATTAAACTGTTCCTGGAAGACGATCAAACCAAGTGCATTTTACTTATTGGAGAAATTGGTGGGGATGCAGAAGAGCAGGTCGCCGAATGGTTAATACAGAATAATGTCGatgatgggaagaaaaagaagaaacctGTTTTCGCCTTCGTAGCAGGGAAATGTGCCCCTCCTGGGAAGAGGATGGGCCATGCGGGTGCACTAATTAGTGGTGGCAAAGGCACAGCCGATGAGAAAATCAAGGCTTTAGAAAGTGCCGGTGTGCATACAATTATGAACCCGGCTTTAATGGGGCAGGAAATTTACTCCGTCATGAAGGGCCTCACATAG
- a CDS encoding Endoplasmic reticulum-resident calcium binding protein, with protein MKRYVYNILVACLVFYLKEDVLVGSTDMPMKYADMRALDDLTHLNDDQVKDILGLDIKGAKERIEKLFAVIDKNNDKVISEEELNAWSIYVKNEVFLKQVQVEMKQIDADKDGFISLPELNEAFSQNLDAKEVEKHAEGLLKRFQIVDKDKDNKLNINEVGLLIDPMKDEDLKELEINEILEHHDVNKDGRISVDEFKQTRTDDPHVKKDDEVALDDFNFFDTNKDGFIDKEEIVKVYFDPSNEAGSINIPEVKESIFEGKPITYDLWNEKALKLAVTSLTDYGDILRYPEDFKLDIGKNVVLPSTRSRTGMDDDLDQDDGSLGDKEDGSQDDGTLKGTTPDEL; from the coding sequence atgaagaggtaCGTGTATAACATTTTAGTGGCCTGTTTGGTGTTCTACCTGAAGGAGGATGTGCTCGTGGGAAGCACGGATATGCCCATGAAGTACGCAGACATGCGCGCACTAGATGACCTCACCCATCTGAATGACGACCAAGTGAAGGACATCCTGGGGTTAGACATCAAAGGGGCTAAAgaaagaatagaaaaattgtTTGCAGTGATCGATAAGAATAATGATAAGGTAATATCAGAGGAGGAGCTAAACGCATGGTCCATTTATGTGAAGAATGAAGTGTTCCTGAAACAGGTGCAGGTAGAAATGAAACAAATAGATGCAGATAAGGATGGGTTCATATCCTTACCAGAATTGAATGAAGCATTTTCACAAAACCTAGATGCAAAAGAGGTCGAAAAACACGCAGAAGGATTGCTAAAGAGGTTCCAAATTGTAGACAAAGATAAAGACAATAAGCTAAATATAAACGAAGTAGGATTGTTAATCGATCCAATGAAGGATGAAGATTTGAAAGAGTTAGAAATAAACGAAATTTTAGAACACCATGATGTAAATAAGGATGGCAGAATATCAGTTGATGAATTTAAACAAACAAGAACAGATGACCCACATGTGAAAAAGGACGATGAGGTTGCTCTGGatgattttaattttttcgatACAAATAAAGATGGCTTTATagacaaggaagaaattgttAAAGTATATTTTGACCCATCCAATGAAGCAGGTTCTATTAACATACccgaagtgaaggaaagcaTCTTCGAAGGAAAACCAATTACTTATGACCTATGGAATGAGAAGGCGCTAAAACTGGCAGTTACTTCGCTGACTGATTATGGGGATATTTTAAGATACCCTGAAGATTTTAAACTCGATATTGGCAAGAATGTTGTATTACCCTCCACAAGAAGTAGAACAGGAATGGATGACGACTTGGATCAGGATGATGGATCTTTAGGCGATAAGGAGGACGGTTCGCAGGATGACGGCACACTGAAGGGTACAACCCCAGATGAGTTATAA